The following are from one region of the Coregonus clupeaformis isolate EN_2021a unplaced genomic scaffold, ASM2061545v1 scaf0700, whole genome shotgun sequence genome:
- the LOC121543139 gene encoding elongator complex protein 6 isoform X1, whose amino-acid sequence MFAELNSILNTSPDSFKQGEFILVSDRQTDASFLIHHFLSLYLRAGCKVCFLGLVQSFSHYSAISQRLGVSLTQAREKGQLVFLEGLKESLGVLLQREASKGTRAVDFLRDPSSGLRSLYDFVRDNVRGAVGGGGGEEWGPPVLLVDDLSVVLSLGVSVGAALDFSHYCRATVCSELQGSMVMLVRCEAEEEEEESDDDGSERLLRGLTHQCSLTLQVQGLPTGYCRDIHGQVEVCWRGQCDRQQTQKKLFQYKVHDKGAYFFARGTSSAVL is encoded by the exons ATGTTTGCAGAGCTCAACAGTATTCTCAATACCAGTCCCGACAGCTTCAAGCAG GGAGAGTTTATCTTGgtgtctgacagacagacagacgcgtCCTTCCTCATTCACCATTTCCTCTCCCTTTATTTACGAG CGGGCTGTAAGGTGTGTTTCCTGGGTCTTGTGCAGTCCTTCAGTCACTACAGTGCAATCAGTCAACGTTTG GGTGTGAGTTTGACCCAGGCTAGGGAGAAAGGGCAGCTGGTGTTCTTAGAGGGACTGAAGGAATCCTTGGGGGTACTGCTTCAGAGGGAGGCCAGTAAAGGAACCCGAGCAGTGGACTTCCTCAG aGATCCCAGTTCTGGCCTGCGGAGTCTATATGACTTTGTGCGGGACAATGTAAGGGGGGCTGTGGGGGGAGGTGGTGGTGAGGAGTGGGGTCCCCCTGTGCTCCTGGTGGATGACCTCAGTGTGGTCCTGAGTCTGGGGGTCAGTGTTGGAGCGGCGCTGGACTTCAGTCATTACTGCAGAGCCACTGTCTGCTCCGAGCTGCAG GGCAGCATGGTGATGTTAGTGCGATGTGAggcggaagaggaggaggaggagagtgatgacGATGGCTCAGAGCGGCTCCTGAGGGGCCTTACACACCAGTGCAGCCTCACACTCCAAGTACAGGGTCTCCCCACCGGCTACTGCAGGGACATCCACGGACAA gtggaAGTGTGCTGGCGAGGACAATGTGACAGGCAGCAGACCCAGAAGAAACTCTTCCAGTACAAGGTCCACGACAAGGGGGCTTACTTTTTCGCCAGGGGGACGTCCAGTGCAGTCCTTTAA
- the LOC121543139 gene encoding elongator complex protein 6 isoform X2 — translation MFAELNSILNTSPDSFKQGEFILVSDRQTDASFLIHHFLSLYLRAGCKVCFLGLVQSFSHYSAISQRLAREKGQLVFLEGLKESLGVLLQREASKGTRAVDFLRDPSSGLRSLYDFVRDNVRGAVGGGGGEEWGPPVLLVDDLSVVLSLGVSVGAALDFSHYCRATVCSELQGSMVMLVRCEAEEEEEESDDDGSERLLRGLTHQCSLTLQVQGLPTGYCRDIHGQVEVCWRGQCDRQQTQKKLFQYKVHDKGAYFFARGTSSAVL, via the exons ATGTTTGCAGAGCTCAACAGTATTCTCAATACCAGTCCCGACAGCTTCAAGCAG GGAGAGTTTATCTTGgtgtctgacagacagacagacgcgtCCTTCCTCATTCACCATTTCCTCTCCCTTTATTTACGAG CGGGCTGTAAGGTGTGTTTCCTGGGTCTTGTGCAGTCCTTCAGTCACTACAGTGCAATCAGTCAACGTTTG GCTAGGGAGAAAGGGCAGCTGGTGTTCTTAGAGGGACTGAAGGAATCCTTGGGGGTACTGCTTCAGAGGGAGGCCAGTAAAGGAACCCGAGCAGTGGACTTCCTCAG aGATCCCAGTTCTGGCCTGCGGAGTCTATATGACTTTGTGCGGGACAATGTAAGGGGGGCTGTGGGGGGAGGTGGTGGTGAGGAGTGGGGTCCCCCTGTGCTCCTGGTGGATGACCTCAGTGTGGTCCTGAGTCTGGGGGTCAGTGTTGGAGCGGCGCTGGACTTCAGTCATTACTGCAGAGCCACTGTCTGCTCCGAGCTGCAG GGCAGCATGGTGATGTTAGTGCGATGTGAggcggaagaggaggaggaggagagtgatgacGATGGCTCAGAGCGGCTCCTGAGGGGCCTTACACACCAGTGCAGCCTCACACTCCAAGTACAGGGTCTCCCCACCGGCTACTGCAGGGACATCCACGGACAA gtggaAGTGTGCTGGCGAGGACAATGTGACAGGCAGCAGACCCAGAAGAAACTCTTCCAGTACAAGGTCCACGACAAGGGGGCTTACTTTTTCGCCAGGGGGACGTCCAGTGCAGTCCTTTAA